The nucleotide sequence TCTTTTATTGTATCCCTGTGAGCATTCGACCTACATATAGCAAGTTTACTAATCGACCTACATATTTTAATGTAAGGAATCTAAGGTTAACCTATAGCCCATtcattaccaaacaccctgtatattatctaCATTTAAGTAGATttggcaaatatgcaaattgcatattttctATACAAAACAACGCAAAGATgtaaaattttgcatattttacaAAAGTGTGCCCATATAACTTTGATGTATAATGAAATTTCAGTTGTAACTATAGATACTCATTAAATAAATCAACAAATAGCTCAAAATtcccaatatttaattttgttttaaaatctcaAGATATTATAGTTTTGTCCTTGAATATAAGGGTAGAAAACCTATTACCAGTTTATACCTAAATTTTATATAGGGATTGTCACTTCTAAAAATTCCTTTTGTTGTAAGATTAACACGTACCGTtgcaattgttaaaaaaataggaTCTTTGAAAGTTCAAGCCATTCATTCCTAACACATTTTGTTTCGTACAGTGGCGtcagtttttctttatttgacCAAAAACAGAATATATTGGAGTTAATTTTAATTAAGTGCTTTTTTATACTTAGTATTTTTTCTTAGATAAACATGAAAACCAAGAGTCACAGTCATTTATCTTGATATTTTCAAGATTCCTACAGCGATTTTGATTGATATAtttaatctaaatatttttattgttatgcaAACAGTTAGCAGGTTCTTTCATAATAAGTAGTTCAGGTACCTACTATAAACCAAATATTATCGTACATTCAAAAATTCCACAGTTAGGAATATCATTTGATGTAGTTTTTCATTgacaaatataataatatgtaggtACTCAGGAgccatgattttttttttaatttgaaaagcATTTAATAATTTTATGTTAGCACCATTCGAAGTAATATCATttgtttgttaaaatacttaaatatttaattacctaAACTTAGTatgtaaaataaacaaatcgTTGTCGTGAATGCAAAGTGTCATATTTAAATACTGCACTTTTCAGaagacaaaaaaataaataatatatttactgTGTAAGTAGTGTTTTTCTCTAAATTAGAAGATGTACTTAAAAACAAAAGACGATACATATGTATAAGCCCTAATTTGAAAAAACACTCCTCACACAGTAAATATAATTCAGTTCTTTTTTGTCTCCTGAAAAGTGTAGTATTTAACATATGACATTTTGCATTAACGGCAACGAAATGttaatttaatacatttttattcGCATCTACTTGTAAGTatcaaaatagtttttaaaacattCGTCATTTTAAAGTTTGAGAAACTTTTTCTTCATAAGTGCctgttttcctttttttttggacaataaaatgttttttgcGAGAAATATAGTTTATTATCATTATTACATAACACATAAAATCAAATAATTACGTTTTCATTAAATTTTATTATCATATCATCTTATTTTGCCAGGGAACAGCTCCTTCTGTACTAAAATAAATTGCGTATGCGTCTCTTGTTGTTAAACCGTCCACCGTTCCTCTTGTACCGGTTGTAGAAACACTTTCTAAGGGACATGTTAGAGTATCCCTGAAATTGTACCCATCTCTTTTTCGCACAAAATTGTGAAGAACACAACAAGCTTGAATTATAACATCGGGAAAAGTCACGTCTATGGGGCGATGCAAAATCCTCCATTTGTTAGCAAGTAGGCCAAAAGCACATTCCACATATCTTCTTGCTCTACTGAGCCtatagttgaaaatttttttttcaacggTTGTGTTTTTGGCAGGGTATGGTCTCAGTACATTGGTACTGCAGGCAAACGCCTCATCAGCAACAAATACGTAAGGATAGTCAATCTGAGGGGCATTTGTAATTAATGCCTGGGGACATGGTAAATTCAAGGTTCCTGAATATAGAGCTTTACCTAATTCAGTTTTTTTGAAAACGTTCGAGTCACACTCACTGCCGTAAGCTCCCACATCAATATGCGTAAAGCATAATTCTGAGTCCGCAACTGCCATAAGAACAACGGAAAAAAACTTCTTATAATTGAAAAATTCGCTGCCTGTATTCAATGGTTTTTTTAAACGAATATGTTTGCCATCTATAGCGCCACAACAATGAggaaaatttgcatttttttcaaaactactgCTTATTTTTATCCAATCTTCCTCGCAAGATGGTTGTGCCATGAACTGTGGTTGGACTTTTTCCCAAATTGCTTTGCAGGTAGCTTTGATAATACGTTTGATCGTTATACGACCAACTAAGTACTCAAAGTATAGTGATCGGATGGAACAGCCTGACCCCAAGTACCtagaaacaaaatataaaatgaaCACTTCAACGTATTACTTGGGTTTGTGTGACCTATTCAGCGTAGTGAATATAGTTAGCTTTATTAAGACGTTACCGGTGACAAACCCATTCACAAGCaagttttttaaataagttgaaataGTTGTCATATTGaactgttttgttttttcttatgTCTATAGTTGAGAATAGGTTTGTCACCAGAAACGTCCTAATAAAGCAACTACAATTGAGACCAAAAAAATCGACTCACTCGCTGAATTGTacacgaatttcctaaacctgttgtccgatttgaatgattttttagtatgttatagcgtTATTCTTTAACAATAGGCAGgcaaatgtcattttataccgggtgtagcAATCATACTGTgctttttccttaaagttcgaaacatattgtggaatattctagcaaatataaaatattggaattaaaattcaattgtagccttaggctttattaacattttcttatttgatttatttgcttatgttgaataataaaaaagttaggtgcgttaacaactatcgatgtttttcatcaataaatcctcattttctgcttagtttaataacaagcctaaagtaggctatgagaagttaacaatttaatggatgtcacagtcaaaaagtgtctgatttgttgtgaaaatttgtagacttttatttaaagtttcaattcAGTTCGTACTTTAGCTCGTACGGATAGCTAATCtgaggattgggatatctgaaacaaaaaaatcgtactgcatttgaaaacgGAAGGTtccttacgtgacaatttaccacaatttgaccaaaaaataaaaaataaatattttttaaccataacaaactaaagaaaaacgagcaattttttcacaaaaatttttcaaatttccgtaaaatctttttttgcggaatttttcactaacggtggtaaattatcacgtaagaaaccttctcTTTTCAAATGccgtataatttttttgtttcagagttctcatgcacaaaaatttttgccggagatcaatttagttcacaaaattgcctgacactctcgaattaaatgcaaaaagttgcatgacgattcatcttactgtaCAAAATTCCTAGGACTAATGATCCGTTGCCTCGTCTATGTAGTGGTCACACAAACCCAAGTTAATGTAATttgatcaacattttttttttgttatcaaAAATAATGTGTGGATAGAACCGCACAATCAAACGATTTATAATTTcaggtaaatagggagaagtgtatttttgaagtgtgtaaattaaataattcctagctgagcgctttcggcttataaagccatcttcagagctatggtaaaaaagttcaaaataccaccatgaagagagatgggttccatgtacgatataaaaatacttctgtttcttatgcagttttttatttgttggaaaaaaaccttgtctgtctgtttaaaaaattgctcaattgctgttggttatttttgtatccaaagaagttaaacatcaagaacgagcacaaaggactttcacacgaaaagtTACATTaaatataaaacgaatatttgatcatggtaaagTCAAAAAAAACCCTACCATTTGAATAGTACGGTGTCAGATAGCAGAATGCTATCTGCTATTATCTGCATTCTGCTATCTGACACCGTACTATTCAAATGGTAGGgtttttttgaccttaccatgatcaaatattcgttttatatgtAATGTAACTTTTCGTGTGAAAttcctttgtgctcgttcttgatgtttaacttttctggatacaaaaataaccaacagcaattgagcaattttttaaacaaacagacaaggtttttttccaacaaataaaaaactgcataagaaacagaagtattttatatcgtacatggaacccatctctcttcatggtggtattttgaacttttttaCCATAGctttgaagatggctttataagccgaaagcgcgcagctaggaattatttactttacacacttcaaaagtacacttctccctgtTTACCTGTAATTATAAatgtgtacaaaactatttcagtctttacatttgatttataatttattgtaaaTAACATAAGTAGCTTACGGGCTTTCAATTTTCAGGAAAGGATGTCCAAAAGCGTTGGAAAAGCTTAAAGGATTCGTACTACAGATCCCTGAAAGCTCGTGAAACAAAAAGTGGTGACGGTTCAAGCAAGAAAAGGccatatatttatgaaaaacaaatGGAGTTTTTAAGCTCAACCAAGACGTCCAGGCGTACAACGGGAACCATGAACAATGGGAGTACTGAAGGTGATAAGAATGCAAACACAAGTGCAATGGGAGAGGAAGAACAGGTCAAAGCTGAAGATGATACATCTACCAACGATACTGGCAATAGTGAAATTAAAAATCCGGCGACTTCGATTCTCAGCTGttagaaattttaagaaatagcGGTAGTACAGCTGCATCATCCCAGTCATCTGTCAAAGCACAGGACGAAGACAAAATGTATCTCCTCTCGTTGTTGCCTTATGTTAAGAAAATGACAGACTTTAATAAGGTCGATTTTCAAATTAAAGTAATGgaactaataaaaaatcaaatgcCTTCAAAACAAAAAAAGCCGAATGACTCACTTGACCAGATACATTCTCAGGCATCTTCAGGTACCAGATTTAATTATGTCCAACAACCCCAATTAATTGATCCTGCATCAATTATTAGTACGTCTATGGTTTCACCCGGCTCCAGTAGTCAAGACTCTGATGACGATATCATTTATACCATagtttaattttacatatttcagcttcattttataataattgttttctCGAATACAATAATTCAGCTTATTaaatacagtgcgctggaataagcgTTACCTCCCTTAttaccttatttatttttagcacataagcaaaagggcggacaggtcgatttttaaaataatcatagtatattatagcatcaatgtttcgaactttacgcgattcctcttcaggtgataaggttgatttttttaaatgggagagAGCGTAGAGCGCAAAATTTCggttgaattctttttaaacgcatttattatttttttccgaATTCTgagaagtatttttgaaaaatttagacgcagaagaaaagattacattattaccgaaagCAGAAAGtccattataataaacaaaaggtttcttttgaatgatatatttgaaattaacaatcagactaaattttctccttttttcacccctgtgacttattaaaataaacattatagaagttctcagggactttcgaccatggataatactgTAACAtttcattcttcgtttaaatttttaaaaaatacctgcttattagttctctcaggatttgaaaaaaattaatacatttaaaagtAATTccaccgaaattttgcgcctacgctctcaaaaaggattaaagtaatatacatttttgtatttggctccgaattccatcctactacatcgatttacttgatattttcacagtaagtagggaatagctcaagaaacaaagtctaccctatgccgatgtgcacttttatcttgggggtggtttccaccccttcttaggggtgaaaaatgttttggttaaaatagccacagaagaggctagagaacctaattttaagcaaaacttgttttataaatattttttgaaaactcaatactttttgaattattcttggttgaaaattagccatttttattgaaaaatgacaccttttaggacggatttttgcgaataccttaaaaactatgcgtctaacaaaaaaactataataaatatttttgtaggttataaaaaaacaaagagattcgttctttCATAAATGTTGTacttaaaatacaaagagggatatggtaggtaagaagagtttgtttttttgctgcatgctcagatcggtgtatttaacttgaaataacagagaaactgtcgattttaggtgtataatgattctaataacttttgtagtacttgaaaagacctttaaaatgagcagtactaaatgtcaattacatttaaactaagcgagatactctgcaaaaaagttgatgactaatgtattttaacaataaatgagaagtatatttaacccctcatccatcagaatttaaatacatcgttttccttctacaatactttttattatagtgttatttttatgtttaaaaagttaaactggattaaaatgaatggtttaaaaaaaataagatcaaattatagagtgcATTTTTAAATTCTCTTAAAAATCTTACTTTTCAtctatgtaactcgaaaaagataagagatacgaaaaaaaggtaccacacaaaaatgtaggattttttcagataaaaatttcctttttgtttttcattactgtatctcttatcattttcaagttacatggagaaaaaggaagatttttaagaaaatttaaaaatgctctctataatttgatctttttttttcaaaaacccttcattttaaacccgtccaactttttgaacatatataaataacactataataaaaggtattgtggaaggaatacgatgcatttacattttggtggatgggggttaaaattacttctcattttttcttaaaatacattagttatcaattttgtttgcagcatatctcgcttagttttaatgtaatggacctttaatatagctcattttaaaagtCTTTTTAACTACTACAAacggtattggtagcattatacacctaaaatctaccgtttctctgttatttcaagtttaatacaccaatttgagaatgtaccaaaagacaaactattttcacctaccatatctctttttgtattgtaactagcagatttatgaaggcaaggatctctttgtttttttataacctacaacaatatttattaaagttttttagttagatgcatagtttttaaggtattcgcaaaaaaccgttcgaaaaggtgttatgtttcaatgaaaatggccaattttcaaccacgaatatctcaaaaagtattgttttcaaaaaaaattatagaacattttttgcttagaattaggttctctagcgaattccgtggtaattttaaccaaaaatttttccacccctaagaaggagTGTGAAccaccccccaagataaaagcacacatcggtagactttgaattaggagataattAGAGGCTAGgaccaaaatttcattaaaatccatgcagtaggatagaattcggaggtaatatcctattcttgctcccattgactgccCTATCAGTATTTAAatagcttttaaatgaggtatcatatatgatgtactttcctatttaaaaaaatcaaagttatggctgtcacctgaagagggatcgcgtaaagttcgaaacattgatgctatagtattttatgattattttaaaaatcgatcagttcgagcgttttgcttatgtggtaaaaataaataagttaataaggggggggggtaacacttattccagtgcactgtaccgggtgtccacttatattgtcccccattttaactgcatataacttctaaatggctcaagatagaaatattcGGTTTTCGCCCAAAATGTTTTactttagtaaaagttttgtttgaatggattgaattttttatatcggttttaaataaaaaatagcggattattgaaaaaaaaaacgttgttgacttttttttagtGAAATACCCAGTAtacttttttgtaaattaaaagaacggtcattcacctatccagctatataaagttttttaaaatcagttatttatgcct is from Diabrotica virgifera virgifera chromosome 9, PGI_DIABVI_V3a and encodes:
- the LOC126891204 gene encoding uncharacterized protein LOC126891204: MAVADSELCFTHIDVGAYGSECDSNVFKKTELGKALYSGTLNLPCPQALITNAPQIDYPYVFVADEAFACSTNVLRPYPAKNTTVEKKIFNYRLSRARRYVECAFGLLANKWRILHRPIDVTFPDVIIQACCVLHNFVRKRDGYNFRDTLTCPLESVSTTGTRGTVDGLTTRDAYAIYFSTEGAVPWQNKMI